agagggagagactCACTTGTCCCTGTAAAACGATTACCTTAAAGTTTTATCGATTTCTAATAAAGTATAGTGTATAATAATTGAGCTCGTCTCTATTCTTTTTGACAAAATACGAAAAGGTTCTCCATATGAGACGTAACGGCCTAACTTTATTCGTAAGAAAATGAAATATAGACAGATTAATTcaatggaaaaaatatattgagCTGGTGGAGGGTCGAATAAGAAACGTTAAAAGGAGCAAAAATTTTATGAGTATTGATTCCCTTCAAGAGTCAATTAACAGTAATTAATATTGTATTTATCGTTAGACATGAATGTTAGATAATAAAACTTGTAAACAATATTCGATTGTTAAAAGTTATTAGTACAAAACACGGTGGGAGTGATGTGTTTACTGAAACCTTTATTGCCTTTTACAATCCAAATGTtttgaaagtattttattttggtcaaaagtGTTTTcagtaatatttttgttttaacatcTGCTTTTAGTAATCCAATTAATAATTTGAACATCAgatttaaaaacgaatttataagatttagtatatatttaatCACTAAAACGTACTAAAATGactattaaatgataaaatttaatttgCGTGCGGTTaaattcttaatttaaattcagTTAAAAGATAAAAACTAGAGAACCATAATTTGTTTGCTAAACCTATCTCACATACACACACCGAGAGTCTTTTTTGGAAATCTAACTAATGAGTTGgaacattaaatttaaaattaaaactcacAAGATGTAATATacatttatgttaaaaatactTTGACCATAAAATACTAcactttgtaaataattttagcTTTTGCGCAGGTTGGTTCTTACTTTGAGTTTAAAAGATTACCTTAAGTAAAAGgaataaacataaaacataatttaattaattgcTTGCCAAACCTAAAGAACACATAGAAGAACAAGTGTGTGTTTGGGAATCTAATTAATTGGACCCTGACTAAACATGAAAACATTTGTTATTTATGTCTGGTAATTTCATGAGATTAAACACaagaaaaataacataaaatacaaagagagaaagatggcAATGGGGAAAAACAAGAAGCCGATTTACGAGAGCCGTCCCGTGAACATGGACAGGGCCAACGCCGCTGGATTCAAGGCCACGGCTCTGAGACTCGCTGGCACTACTCCATTCTCGCGGGGTATGAATAGCCTCCGTCATCTGCCACTGGCTCAGGTTAGCAAAACTCAGCCCATCAGCCGAAATGGCGATGGTATTACCCCTTTACTTTATGGTTACCCTGCGGCTTTGACTAGGAACAACGCCCTGAGCACCTCAACATTTGAAACATCACCACCTTCGCCACCGTCGCTGGAAGAAGAGTCGATGAAAGCTCCGGTGGCTGCCTTTGAGAACCGTATGGCCCAAGACGATTCGAACGTGGAACATTTCTCTGCGTGGTCTCCATTCGATGAACCGTTCATAACTATTGACAGGGAACAACAACCAGAGTACGTTCCACCACAAGTTCCGCTGAGTTCATCGTACGATAGTCTAGACTGCCCCAATGCTCTGAACGATTCGCCACCATTCCCCAGGACTTTGCTTTCGGATAATCTAAACTGGCCCAACTTTTCGCATTGTTTACGATCGGATCAAACTCCACTGCCACAGCCGACAACTTCACCTTCGGAAAGTCTGCATAGGACCGGTTCTGCACATGGTTTACGATCAGGAAACATCCCAGCAACGCATTTACCGTGGGGAAGTCTTTACCCGAATGCATATGGTAATTTACTAAATTGGCTTAACTATCATAATGCTTTTCGATTTTGAGAATATTCCACTGATCTGAGAACATTCTAGGACCTGTTCCGGCGAGGCCGAGTTATCTGAATGGTCGAGGATCTGAAAACATGGTACCACCAGTTCCGGGGTATTTGCCCTCCGAGAGTCTATTTAGCTGGTCTAATTCTCACAACATTCCACCCCTTGTTCCTGCGGCTTTACCTTACGGTAGTGGAGGTTGGCCATATCATCATGGTTTCGGGACTATACCGTCATAGAGCCTCCTCAGCTATCGGAGCGTGTAGCGTTTCTTGTTTTTCCCTTTCGttgtttgtttttggtttttgtaacTTTTGCTTCTTTTTGTGTTTGTCATCTCAATTTTTCTAATTGACGTAGTCATCTCATTTGCTTAAACAAAAAActacttttctttttataaacaGAAGGTTTGATAAACATCGTTAATTCTGCTTATTTATTTCCTAAATCACATGAAAAAAACTTTCATGATCTGAAAACAAACGGAGCAAGATTCCATTCTGATAATCGAAATCGATccaaaagagtaaaaaaaaaacaaaaggagagTGTAACTTCACCattgaaagaaagagagagagggacaCACACACCTCTTTGATTAGACACAAATACTGACGAAGAAAGATGGTTTCATTCAATCCCTAACAAAAGATTCATATCACTTCTGCTCCTCTGTTGGCTTTGGAGGCGTTGCCTCCTTGATCTCATCAGCAGCTTCATCCTGATCCACACCAACAAAATAAATACGCAATGATTGCTACAACCGTTACAATGTGTAAAGACTAAAGAGAGAAGGAGACGATAAGCAAACCTGCATGTCGGATGTCCAGAGAGTGAGGTTGTCACGTAGAAGTTGCATGATCAAAGTGCTATCCTTGTACGACTCTTCCCCTAGCGTGTCTAACTCAGCAATGGCAGCATCAAAAGCCTAAAAAACCCCCACACAGAGAAACAAGAAGAACACTTACTCTCTTCATTATCCTAAAGATGAACTGGTCAAAGATTGGTTTTACCGTTTTAGCGAGGTTGCAAGCACGATCAGGAGAATTGAGGATCTCGTAATAAAACACAGAGAAGTTCAATGCCAAACCAAGACGGATCGGGTGAGTTGGAGCTAGCCCCTTCGCATTCTCCTGCACAATCAAAATCAATAGGAACAGGGCTGtctcaattatttttttggatcctgttcaaaaatattaacgatatatttaaaacataatgaaatagctttaaaaattaatagttatatttatatatgtttaattttttttataaattataaactctaaATTAGTCAGTActgtatttaaattttgaagttttagactataatttatgtatatatatgttgaaaacttctttaaaaattttatttttatattcggATCCTGTTCAACCGGTCCACATGCACGTGCTATTAGACTTCGACCGGTCCACGTGCACGTGCTATTAGACGGTACTGCATAGGCATAACCTTTAAGGGAATCTAAATCTTATCTTGAATCAGAAACTAATCTAGGTCTAATCCAACAACCTAATCAAGAATCAGATCCGTTCAATCAGCATCAAAGAATCAACCAGATCTGAGCACGAACCTGAGCAGATTCGTAAGCGGAGAGAGTGTTATCAGCGGCGTCATCTCTCTCCTTACCGATCTTGAACTCAGCCAAGTACCTATAGTAATCGCCTTTCATCTTGAGGTAGAAGACCTTGGAATCCTCGGAAGCGGCGGAAGGGACGAGCGCAGACTCGAGCAGCTTCAGGATCCCGTCGCAGATCCCCGCTAGCTCCGACTCGATCTTCGCCTTGTAGTCGCGGATCGTCTTGACGCGGTCCTCGTTGCCGCGGCTCTCTTCCTTCTGCTCGATCGAGGAGATGATCCGCCACGAAGCGCGGCGGGCGCCGATCACGTTTTTGTACGCGACGGAGAGGAGGTTGCGCTCCTCGACGGTGAGCTCGGTGCCGTCTGCGGCGGCGGAGAGCTTCTCCATGAATTCGACCATCTCTTCGTACCTCTCGGCTTGCTCGGAGAGCTTGGCCATGTATACGTAGTCCTCGCGCGATGAAACTGCCATTGTGATATCGCAGATCGGAGAGTTTGTTTGTTAGTTTGTTTGATTCGGTTTATCTCTCTCTGTGTAGGTTAAAAGAGAGGAGAAGAAGGAGGAGGCGAAAGGAGTGGGGAGCGACAAACTGCGTTTTGATGATGAAAAGCGAGAGAGTGAGATAAAAGATGGAATCTGGGCCGTTGGATTTGTACGGTTCAAAAGCGGGAAGGTCGTGCTCGTGCGTTTTATACGGAAAAAGTTGGACGAAGATTCTATTAAAAAGCCTttgttggtgtttttttttttgtaaaataaagcCTTTGTTGGTGTTTCGTTTTAATTCTTGTGAAAATCTGATGCTATTTCCGAAATCAAAGCACAAACATTTtgtagaagttttttttttttaactggccTAAGACATTTTTTTAGAAGTTACCAACAAATAATTAGAAAATCTTGATATATTGATTGACAAAGCAaggtatttatataaatatatattaaacataatTCCACCAGGAATATGGtataatcaattatataataaattatgtaaatcataacatataaaacaaatcaGCCAACATGTAAACGAATGAGTTGGATTAAGagtatacaaataaaaaatacaatccAAATTCccaaataaatttttagtataCGAGTGATGACTTGATCGTCGGATTGAACCAAAACCGCACAATAGAATGCCGCCGATATACAAAGAACTGCTACTGTCATGAACGTAACCAGAATCGCCATTATCAAACGGTTCCTATAAACAATTGTAACATTGGATAATtagagtttttttatttgtcttaACACCCAAAAGTTCTCACTATGGAAAGACCATTAAATAGCTATGATTAACGAAGTCCAATCAAATAATGATTGGGTTGGTTTTCTAACCAATCATACAAGTTTTGATGAGTAAGTCTAAGTCAACCAAGTGACAAAAAAAGTCTAAGTCAACCACTGGAACCAAAATGAATACCTTAATCTCAGTTTACATGAATATCGAGCAACATAAGTAAATTTAGTTCACTCCATGAATGTTCGATAAAATCTTGTCAAATTCAAACTTATTGTATAAAGTTGCACATATAATTAATCTCTTAGTCGTATACCTTAATCGTAACCCGCTGATGATGAGGAGAATTTGAGTCATAGAAGCAGAAAACGATATTGTAGTACTAGTAACCATTCCATGATAAAACCCACGCTTTGAAGTTTGAACTATTGCCCCCCAGACTTTCGCCTTACAAACACCAGTTTGATGTCCAGGGGAACATATGTCACTTTGCCAAACGCCACTTGGAGGATTAACCATAACTTGAAAACTCATACCGGCTATGACCGTCGCCGCAACCATCAGATTGCCTCTTGTTTTCTCTAACCAATCACCTTGACGGTTTAGGTATTTGATGAACCATTTAGATAATTCTTCGCGTTGATTTGCTTCACTGTTAATTTCCACGATTTTAAGCTATCGATATCACACTGATGGTATTCACTATTCACTCTAAGTTATTAAAATGTGTGTGTATATAACTTATCTTTTCGTTAagtttaagaaaaaagaaaaaaatagaattgtgTTTTAGGAATTGAGATGGAAATTTCTGGTTTGATCAAGTCGACGATAGACATAGGTGAAGAAGCGTCTTCGTTTTCTTtagatattttttgaattttttaccTCCTAGGACACATTTTGTCTTTGGAATTACACATTAACACACTCCTTGCTGGAGGCACACATTCTTCATGTGCAATGTCCTACATACCCTCAATCTTATGAAACCTTATCTAATACTAACTAGAGGAACTAACTGGACATCCTAACTAAGGTTAaaagaattttgatttttttattgaatattctttatttgtttgaatttcgaatttcaaaaatatatgttcAATTAAAACATTATCCTATATGCTTTTACGATTCCCCCAATTGACAAACCCTAGACTGGGCGACTCACTCTCCCTCGATTGTCTCCTTCATCGTCACCTTCTTCACCTTCTCCACCAAATCAAACCCAGAAATCTCCAATCCTCGAttgtcttcttcatctccacctTTTCTTCATTCTCCTCCCGCGAATCATGACGAAACCGCAgtgtaagaagaagaaaggaaagacGACGCAGCAGACGCCACCAACGCAAATCGACGGTTAGTCTCTAAGCTTTTACGTTTCTTTAAGCTTTtattgaaattagggtttttattagaaattagggttttatagTTATTGATTTCACATCTCATCACTAACATCAATGCTAAATTAGGAACAGTCGGAGAAGACCTCCGTCTCCCACCCAGATTATTCGCAACTGATAGGTTCCCCGTCAGGCGACTCAATATCTACTCCTCGCCGGAGATTCTGCCGTTCATTCGCCACAATATCAACTACTACTATTGACAAGTCCAATCATTGCACCGCTGGTACCAAACCTCATTATCCCGTTCTCAACATTGGAGCTGCTGCCATTGCATTGGGAACAATGGCATGGCTATATGTCAAGCTCACCACCTGAACTCCAATTCATATGCACTTAATGTAACACAAAACCCTTGTCGTAATCTCTTTCAATCATCAAGACTCTGTTCTATTCTTGCTCTCTTTATTTCAAACTATAACTTGTTTCGGTTCTATATGTTGATCTTATCATGTTGTAAGATATGGGATATGTAGAATCCTTTCCTTTCATCTATTTCTACTTGTCAAGTAAACGAGCGCAATCATCCCATCTAAACAACACACGGCAATCAGCAACTGCTCAAATTATAAACACCAGCATCACTTTTTTAACTGACTACAACTGTCACAAATCTGCAAACTAAGCATAAACACTACTGTCCATGTCCACAAGGCAAGGGACTAAATGTGCTGCGATtagaaaatctaaaataaattcacctttttaaaagaaaattataggTTGCTTTGTTCTTCAATCCCGATATCTCAACAAACCAAAATCAATAGTTGAGTAAAGACAACATAGCTTCAGAACAAACAGCCAGTCTAAAACTTAGAAAATAACACCCTAAACAACACTCCCAAAATCACACCCTTTAAGCTGCGTAACCATTCAGGGCATTCTACAACGAATGAATCCAACTTCGTCCTTGTCTGAGTaaatttaaactgttttttaatAGCATATATCGCCAGTGCAATCTGACAATCTGACTTGCTCCCAAACACCTTCCCAACTTCTATATTACCATCACCCTCATCCACATCCATATCTGGAATTTCAGCTGCATCATATTCTGTGTCATCAAAAAGAGGGGGAATATCAAATTCCTCGTCATCAACATCCTCTAGCCTCCGCGGCGGGCCCCTACTTCTACTTCCTTGTTCTGCAACATTGACACCACTCCCCGCACCACCACTCCCCACACCACCACCACTCCCCGCACCACCACTCCCCACACCACCACCACTCCCCGCACCACCACTACCCACACCACCACCACTCCCAACATCATCACTCCCCACGCCCCCAAAATTCTCCACTTTCGCTTTGTTATCTCCAACGCTACCACCACCAACTTCAACCCAATGGTCAAAACAACTATTAGTGTCACAGAAGTAGGAACGAGgtccattcttcttcttcaaccctTCAACAATCTCATCCTCGTTGAACACAACATTGACGGCATTAGAACCTCCATAGTCGCCCGCTAGCAACGGATCCCAAAACTCCTTATCATATCCCCTAGGCCTCAACTCTATCTCGTCCAGCTCCCTTTCaacattctcttcttcatcagtTCCCAAACTGCAACCACTGACTTCTTCTG
The sequence above is drawn from the Brassica napus cultivar Da-Ae chromosome A8, Da-Ae, whole genome shotgun sequence genome and encodes:
- the LOC106434237 gene encoding 14-3-3-like protein GF14 omega, with the translated sequence MAVSSREDYVYMAKLSEQAERYEEMVEFMEKLSAAADGTELTVEERNLLSVAYKNVIGARRASWRIISSIEQKEESRGNEDRVKTIRDYKAKIESELAGICDGILKLLESALVPSAASEDSKVFYLKMKGDYYRYLAEFKIGKERDDAADNTLSAYESAQENAKGLAPTHPIRLGLALNFSVFYYEILNSPDRACNLAKTAFDAAIAELDTLGEESYKDSTLIMQLLRDNLTLWTSDMQDEAADEIKEATPPKPTEEQK
- the LOC106434196 gene encoding uncharacterized protein LOC106434196 yields the protein MGKNKKPIYESRPVNMDRANAAGFKATALRLAGTTPFSRGMNSLRHLPLAQVSKTQPISRNGDGITPLLYGYPAALTRNNALSTSTFETSPPSPPSLEEESMKAPVAAFENRMAQDDSNVEHFSAWSPFDEPFITIDREQQPEYVPPQVPLSSSYDSLDCPNALNDSPPFPRTLLSDNLNWPNFSHCLRSDQTPLPQPTTSPSESLHRTGSAHGLRSGNIPATHLPWGSLYPNAYGPVPARPSYLNGRGSENMVPPVPGYLPSESLFSWSNSHNIPPLVPAALPYGSGGWPYHHGFGTIPS